One window of Candidatus Rokuibacteriota bacterium genomic DNA carries:
- a CDS encoding fructose 1,6-bisphosphatase, with the protein MPNQKRYGPGNGKGRVPLAAYHQSKDNLEGLPQTTADKIPLTNTPNIFSYKSYVFARKPELIQRFVKATKCDVGGVGGHVVAADEVKSVVTRFVLENNAFQGEPIFSSLMVTHTGDDVGITGIMSENVPMSVIDELLWDALTEGADKARELGLYGPGQDLIADAFTGNLRGAGPATVALPLPLRPENPSQTVLVSFADKTEPMAFNYYATGAYLLPRFNSGLVIASSSMKRGYVMEIVDLDTKAQAIEAGAHPRDQKALDGKMEELAKGLQERVITLRSPEDLFDIEGLCRSSRFVVARIWSRDEKGGQAQLGYICSAERLHNIKTKKGFTYGGKDDPVLLAFAQGDWPAPGEITSPWAACPMVAGDCRGSHNLHVLPVPINWQTSYWSGPILSAVTLSVNIHTGRIGAVSDQFALGTPWDYVRQRASELAVQFRTAHGIKQPATLHEDELEYQEGWKERRARLEKRFEVKPPLVWNGRGTRAKALAK; encoded by the coding sequence ATGCCGAACCAGAAGAGGTACGGGCCCGGGAACGGCAAGGGGCGGGTTCCGCTGGCAGCCTACCACCAGTCCAAGGACAACCTGGAAGGGCTCCCGCAGACCACGGCCGACAAGATCCCCCTGACGAACACGCCCAACATTTTCTCGTACAAGTCGTACGTGTTCGCCAGGAAGCCGGAGCTGATCCAGCGGTTCGTCAAGGCGACGAAGTGCGACGTGGGTGGTGTGGGCGGGCACGTCGTGGCCGCGGACGAAGTCAAGTCGGTGGTCACCCGGTTTGTCCTGGAAAACAACGCGTTCCAGGGCGAACCGATCTTCAGCTCGCTGATGGTGACGCACACGGGAGACGACGTAGGCATCACCGGGATCATGTCGGAGAACGTGCCGATGTCCGTGATCGACGAGCTGCTGTGGGATGCCCTGACCGAAGGCGCCGACAAGGCGCGGGAGCTCGGGCTGTACGGCCCCGGGCAGGACCTGATCGCCGACGCCTTCACCGGGAACCTCCGCGGGGCCGGCCCCGCAACGGTCGCGCTCCCCTTGCCCCTCCGGCCTGAGAACCCATCCCAGACGGTGCTGGTCTCCTTTGCCGACAAGACCGAGCCGATGGCGTTCAACTACTACGCCACCGGCGCCTACCTGCTGCCCCGCTTCAACTCCGGGCTCGTGATCGCCTCCTCGAGCATGAAACGCGGCTACGTCATGGAAATCGTGGACCTCGACACGAAAGCGCAGGCGATCGAGGCGGGCGCGCACCCGCGCGACCAGAAGGCCCTCGACGGCAAGATGGAGGAGCTGGCCAAGGGCCTCCAGGAGCGTGTCATCACGCTGCGCTCGCCCGAGGATCTCTTCGACATCGAGGGGCTCTGCCGGTCCTCCCGGTTCGTCGTCGCCCGGATCTGGAGTCGAGACGAGAAGGGCGGGCAAGCCCAGCTCGGCTACATCTGCTCCGCGGAGCGCCTGCACAACATCAAGACCAAGAAGGGCTTCACCTACGGCGGCAAGGACGACCCGGTGCTCCTGGCCTTTGCCCAGGGGGACTGGCCGGCGCCGGGTGAGATCACGTCGCCCTGGGCCGCGTGTCCCATGGTGGCCGGCGACTGTCGGGGCAGCCACAACCTGCACGTGCTTCCGGTGCCGATCAACTGGCAGACGTCTTACTGGTCCGGGCCCATTCTCTCGGCCGTCACGCTGTCGGTGAACATTCACACCGGGCGCATCGGCGCCGTGTCCGATCAGTTCGCGCTGGGTACACCCTGGGACTACGTCCGGCAGCGCGCGTCGGAGCTAGCCGTCCAGTTCAGGACCGCCCACGGCATCAAGCAGCCGGCGACGCTCCACGAGGACGAGCTCGAGTACCAGGAAGGCTGGAAGGAACGTCGGGCCCGCCTCGAGAAGCGGTTCGAGGTCAAGCCCCCGCTGGTCTGGAACGGTCGCGGCACGCGCGCGAAGGCGCTGGCCAAGTAG
- a CDS encoding acetyl-CoA carboxylase carboxyltransferase subunit alpha produces MRADVDFEKPILDLETRIAELRAGQDPLAARDEILRLEERLARLQHKIYANLTAWQRTQLARHPKRPRTLDFFKLILDDFVELHGDRLYGDDKAIVGGLARFEGESLVVLGHQKGRDTRENLARNFGMPHPEGYRKALRLMKLAEKFAKPVFTFVDTPGAFPGVGAEERGQAQAIARNLAEMAALRTPIVCVVTGEGGSGGALAVALGDRVLMLEYAIYSVISPEGCAAILWGDASRAPEAAELLRLSAPDLLRLGVIDGIVPEPVGGAHRNWEATAAAVKQALKDQLWGLRSKPPEELVRQRQEKFRRMGVVEEAV; encoded by the coding sequence ATGCGCGCGGACGTTGACTTCGAGAAGCCGATTCTGGACCTGGAGACCCGGATCGCGGAGCTCCGGGCCGGCCAGGACCCGCTTGCGGCGCGCGACGAGATCCTGCGCCTCGAGGAGCGCCTCGCCCGACTCCAGCACAAGATCTACGCGAACCTCACCGCGTGGCAACGGACACAGCTCGCCCGCCACCCCAAGCGTCCCCGTACCCTGGACTTCTTCAAGCTGATCCTGGACGACTTCGTCGAGCTCCACGGCGACCGGCTGTACGGCGACGACAAGGCCATCGTTGGGGGGCTCGCGCGGTTCGAAGGCGAGTCGCTGGTCGTCCTCGGGCACCAGAAGGGGCGGGATACGCGTGAGAACCTCGCGCGGAACTTCGGGATGCCGCATCCCGAGGGGTACCGGAAGGCGCTGCGGCTGATGAAGCTCGCCGAAAAGTTCGCGAAGCCGGTCTTCACGTTCGTCGACACGCCGGGCGCGTTTCCCGGGGTCGGCGCCGAAGAGCGCGGCCAGGCCCAGGCGATCGCGCGGAACCTTGCGGAAATGGCCGCGCTCCGGACCCCGATCGTCTGCGTGGTGACGGGTGAGGGGGGGAGCGGGGGCGCGCTTGCCGTCGCGCTCGGCGACCGCGTGCTGATGCTCGAGTACGCGATCTACTCGGTGATCTCGCCGGAAGGGTGTGCGGCGATCCTGTGGGGGGATGCCTCCCGGGCTCCGGAAGCCGCGGAGCTCCTCCGGCTCAGCGCTCCGGACCTGCTGCGGCTCGGGGTCATCGACGGGATCGTGCCGGAGCCCGTCGGTGGCGCGCACCGGAACTGGGAAGCGACTGCCGCCGCCGTGAAGCAGGCCCTCAAAGATCAGCTCTGGGGGCTTCGCTCAAAGCCGCCCGAGGAGCTGGTCCGGCAGCGGCAGGAGAAGTTCAGGCGGATGGGAGTCGTCGAGGAAGCGGTGTAG